A portion of the Bacillus thuringiensis genome contains these proteins:
- a CDS encoding DNA translocase FtsK — protein MLDWMKKLFNKEEEQTAMNKEVPKQMESQPKIPRVNHYTEAREAQMASRNAGKCRFPLVPDNGFDEEDVIEAGHFEEQPVQAVTYEDQPIQRGIKVERSRRPYVEKVVSTYEEPEVQYEPERESVIKKASAPVQESNRRPFRPTEMISPIYGYNRPSVEKKEEKQEEVKEREDLEISVEGKAVVDAWLEKKGYTLSDFSEGQATSSSPSHESVGQQDKKKEKSVVDQWLEKNGYEIERQEPLVEEKEVIQEMSTPQEVSADELLHKTVAEQMESAKLEKDVVVLNENNLQEEVVASKVEHEDTILSEEIKRNTEIEQPTIEVEKQTSQESVIVKAEEKLEETIIVEIPEELEEVEVITETEELEEVEVIAETEESEEVEVIAEAEELEEVEVIAETEETEEVEVIAETEETEEVEVIAETEESEEVEVIAEAEELEEVEVIAETEEVEVIAEAEESEEVEVITETEELEEVEVIAETEEVEVIAEAEELEEVEVIAEAEESEEVEVIAETEELEEVEVIAETKAPVVETFVALEEIQQEDEVIEQNSEFIHVAEADEQTKNDVQSFANVLIAETEENKRVVEEAPVAEEQSVVEEAPVVEEQPVVQKEEPKREKKRHVPFNVVMLKQDRTRLMERHAARANAMPPSVNVRVENKPVQQEVAEPQVKKQPMQQEVVESQVEEQPMQQVVVESQVEEQPMQQVVVEPQVEEQPMQQVVVEPQVKEQPMQQVVVESQVEEQPMQQVVVESQVEEQPMQQVVVESQVEEQPMQQVVVEPQVEEQPMQQVVVEQVQKPISSTEPKEKAYVVNQRENDMRNVLHTPPTYTVPPLALLSIPQQSTLDNTEWLDEQKELLDTTFNNFHVGAHVINVSQGPAVTRFEVQPDPGVKVNKITNLSDDIKLSLAAKDIRIEAPIPGKSAIGIEVPNKESKPVFLREILRSPVFTKSESPLTVALGLDISGDPIVTDIRKMPHGLIAGATGSGKSVCINAILTSILYKAKPHEVKLMLIDPKMVELAPYNSVPHLVAPVITDVKAATAALKWAVDEMERRYELFAHAGARDLTRYNTIVSERDIPGETLPYIVIVIDELADLMMVAPGDVEEAICRIAQKARACGIHLLVATQRPSVDVITGLIKSNIPTRIAFTVSSQVDSRTIIDIGGAEKLLGRGDMLFLGNGTSKPVRVQGVYVSDDEIEKTVDHVRKQMKPNYLFKQEDLLAKTEQAESEDELFFDACQFVVEQGGASTSSVQRKFRIGYNRAARLIEEMESQGIISEARGTKPRDVLISEDEFAAMQETNV, from the coding sequence ATGTTAGATTGGATGAAAAAGCTGTTTAACAAAGAGGAAGAACAAACAGCGATGAATAAAGAAGTACCAAAGCAAATGGAAAGTCAGCCGAAAATTCCGCGTGTAAACCACTACACTGAAGCAAGAGAAGCACAAATGGCAAGTAGGAATGCAGGTAAATGCCGTTTTCCATTAGTACCGGATAATGGGTTTGATGAAGAGGATGTTATAGAAGCAGGGCATTTTGAAGAACAACCTGTTCAAGCTGTAACGTATGAAGATCAGCCTATTCAAAGAGGAATAAAAGTGGAAAGAAGCAGACGACCGTATGTGGAGAAGGTAGTTTCTACATATGAAGAACCGGAAGTGCAATATGAACCGGAGCGAGAGTCTGTCATTAAAAAGGCATCTGCACCAGTGCAAGAAAGTAACCGTAGACCATTTCGTCCAACAGAAATGATTTCGCCAATTTACGGATATAATCGTCCTTCTGTAGAGAAAAAGGAAGAAAAGCAGGAGGAAGTAAAGGAAAGAGAAGATCTTGAAATATCTGTAGAGGGCAAAGCAGTTGTTGATGCATGGTTAGAGAAAAAAGGATATACATTATCGGATTTCTCAGAAGGGCAAGCAACGTCTTCTTCGCCTAGTCATGAATCAGTTGGTCAACAAGATAAAAAGAAAGAAAAATCAGTTGTTGATCAATGGCTAGAGAAAAACGGTTATGAAATTGAACGCCAAGAGCCTTTAGTAGAAGAAAAAGAAGTGATTCAAGAAATGAGTACACCGCAGGAAGTTTCAGCGGATGAATTACTTCATAAAACAGTAGCTGAGCAGATGGAAAGTGCTAAGCTAGAAAAAGATGTAGTGGTGTTAAACGAAAACAATCTACAAGAAGAAGTAGTAGCTTCTAAAGTAGAGCACGAGGATACAATATTATCAGAAGAAATTAAACGTAATACAGAAATAGAACAACCTACTATTGAAGTAGAAAAGCAAACTTCACAAGAATCAGTGATTGTCAAAGCAGAAGAAAAACTTGAAGAAACAATCATTGTGGAAATACCAGAAGAACTAGAAGAAGTGGAAGTAATTACAGAAACAGAAGAGCTAGAAGAAGTAGAAGTAATTGCAGAAACGGAAGAGTCAGAAGAAGTAGAAGTGATTGCAGAAGCAGAAGAGCTAGAAGAAGTAGAAGTAATTGCAGAAACAGAAGAAACAGAAGAAGTGGAAGTAATCGCAGAAACAGAAGAAACAGAAGAAGTGGAAGTAATTGCAGAAACGGAAGAGTCAGAAGAAGTAGAAGTGATTGCAGAAGCAGAAGAGCTAGAAGAAGTAGAAGTAATTGCAGAAACAGAAGAAGTGGAAGTAATTGCAGAAGCGGAAGAGTCAGAAGAAGTAGAAGTAATTACAGAAACAGAAGAGCTAGAAGAAGTGGAAGTGATTGCGGAAACAGAAGAAGTGGAAGTGATTGCAGAAGCAGAAGAGCTAGAAGAAGTGGAAGTAATTGCAGAAGCGGAAGAGTCAGAAGAAGTAGAAGTAATTGCGGAAACAGAAGAGCTAGAAGAAGTAGAAGTGATCGCAGAAACAAAAGCGCCTGTAGTAGAGACATTTGTAGCACTTGAGGAAATTCAGCAAGAAGATGAAGTAATTGAACAAAACAGTGAATTCATACATGTAGCTGAGGCTGATGAACAGACAAAGAACGATGTTCAAAGCTTTGCGAATGTTTTAATTGCAGAAACAGAAGAAAATAAACGAGTTGTAGAAGAAGCACCAGTCGCAGAAGAACAATCAGTTGTAGAAGAAGCACCGGTCGTAGAAGAACAACCAGTTGTACAAAAAGAAGAACCAAAACGTGAGAAAAAGCGTCATGTACCATTTAATGTTGTTATGCTGAAACAAGATAGAACACGATTAATGGAAAGACATGCAGCTAGAGCAAATGCAATGCCGCCTTCTGTTAATGTACGAGTAGAGAATAAGCCAGTGCAACAAGAGGTAGCAGAACCACAAGTGAAAAAACAACCAATGCAACAAGAGGTAGTAGAATCACAAGTGGAAGAGCAACCAATGCAACAGGTGGTAGTAGAATCACAAGTGGAAGAGCAACCAATGCAGCAAGTGGTAGTAGAACCACAAGTGGAAGAGCAACCAATGCAGCAAGTGGTAGTAGAACCACAAGTGAAAGAACAACCAATGCAGCAAGTGGTAGTAGAATCACAAGTGGAAGAGCAACCAATGCAGCAAGTGGTAGTAGAATCACAAGTGGAAGAGCAACCAATGCAACAGGTGGTAGTAGAATCACAAGTGGAAGAGCAACCAATGCAGCAAGTGGTAGTAGAACCACAAGTGGAAGAGCAACCAATGCAGCAAGTAGTGGTAGAGCAAGTACAAAAGCCAATTTCAAGTACAGAACCAAAAGAGAAAGCATATGTTGTCAATCAAAGAGAGAACGATATGCGAAATGTATTGCACACACCACCGACATATACTGTTCCGCCATTAGCGTTGTTGTCAATTCCACAGCAATCAACACTAGATAATACAGAGTGGTTAGATGAGCAAAAAGAATTATTAGATACAACGTTTAATAATTTTCATGTTGGAGCACATGTTATTAATGTATCGCAAGGGCCAGCAGTAACTCGTTTTGAAGTACAACCAGACCCAGGCGTGAAAGTAAATAAAATTACAAATTTAAGTGATGATATTAAGTTAAGTTTAGCTGCGAAAGATATTCGTATTGAAGCGCCGATTCCAGGAAAGAGTGCGATTGGAATTGAAGTTCCAAATAAAGAAAGTAAGCCGGTATTTCTTCGTGAGATTTTAAGAAGTCCTGTATTCACAAAGAGTGAATCGCCACTTACTGTTGCGCTTGGACTTGATATTTCAGGTGATCCAATTGTAACGGATATTCGGAAAATGCCGCACGGACTTATTGCGGGTGCAACGGGTTCAGGTAAAAGTGTGTGTATTAACGCGATTTTAACGAGTATTTTATATAAAGCGAAACCACATGAAGTAAAGTTAATGTTAATTGATCCGAAGATGGTTGAGCTTGCGCCATACAATTCTGTTCCGCATCTTGTAGCACCTGTTATTACGGATGTAAAAGCAGCGACAGCTGCGTTAAAGTGGGCAGTTGATGAAATGGAGCGTCGTTATGAATTGTTTGCTCATGCTGGTGCTCGTGATTTAACTCGCTATAATACAATTGTAAGCGAGCGAGATATTCCAGGTGAGACATTACCTTATATCGTTATCGTTATTGATGAGTTAGCCGATTTAATGATGGTAGCACCGGGTGATGTTGAGGAAGCGATTTGTCGTATTGCGCAAAAAGCACGTGCTTGTGGCATTCATTTATTAGTTGCGACGCAGCGTCCATCTGTAGATGTTATTACAGGTTTAATTAAATCAAATATTCCAACGCGTATTGCGTTTACTGTATCATCTCAAGTTGATTCACGTACGATTATCGATATTGGGGGCGCGGAAAAATTACTTGGCCGTGGTGATATGTTATTTTTAGGGAACGGCACATCTAAGCCAGTTCGTGTACAAGGTGTATATGTATCGGATGATGAGATTGAAAAAACAGTTGATCATGTGAGAAAGCAAATGAAGCCGAATTACTTATTTAAGCAAGAGGATTTATTAGCGAAAACAGAACAGGCTGAGTCGGAAGATGAGCTGTTCTTTGATGCATGTCAATTTGTTGTAGAACAAGGGGGAGCGTCCACATCTTCTGTACAGCGAAAATTCCGTATTGGTTATAATCGCGCAGCACGTCTCATTGAAGAGATGGAATCGCAAGGGATTATTTCTGAAGCGAGAGGAACTAAGCCGAGAGATGTCCTTATTTCTGAGGATGAATTTGCTGCTATGCAGGAAACGAATGTATAG
- a CDS encoding M42 family metallopeptidase, translating into MNKETLQLFRTLTELQGASGFEHDVRRFMKQELSKYADEIIQDGLGSVFGLKKGDETGPRVLVAGHMDEVGFMVTQITKNGMLRFQTLGGWWSQVLLAQRVQVMTKNGPVIGVVGSIPPHLLSDAQRAKPMDIKNMLIDIGADSYEDAIEIGVKPGQQIVPICPFTPMANEKKIMAKAWDNRYGCGLAIELLKELKDETLPNTLYSGATVQEEVGLRGAQTAANMIQPDIFYALDASPANDASGDKTQFGQLGKGALLRIYDRTMVTHRGMREFILDTAETNNIPYQYFISQGGTDAGRVHTSNSGIPSAVIGVCARYIHTHASILHVDDYAAAKELITKLVRTTDKTTLETIKNNA; encoded by the coding sequence GTGAATAAAGAGACATTGCAATTATTTCGTACGTTAACAGAATTACAAGGTGCATCAGGTTTTGAACATGATGTACGCCGTTTTATGAAACAAGAATTAAGCAAATATGCGGATGAAATTATACAAGACGGTTTAGGTAGCGTATTTGGTCTGAAAAAAGGGGACGAAACTGGCCCGCGTGTTCTTGTAGCAGGTCATATGGATGAAGTAGGTTTCATGGTTACGCAAATTACGAAAAACGGAATGCTTCGTTTTCAAACGTTAGGCGGCTGGTGGAGCCAAGTTTTATTAGCGCAGCGTGTACAAGTTATGACGAAGAATGGTCCTGTTATTGGGGTTGTTGGTTCTATTCCTCCTCATTTATTAAGTGACGCGCAACGTGCAAAACCGATGGATATAAAAAATATGTTAATTGATATAGGTGCAGATAGTTATGAAGATGCGATTGAAATTGGTGTAAAACCAGGACAACAAATCGTGCCGATTTGCCCATTCACACCGATGGCAAATGAGAAGAAAATTATGGCGAAAGCTTGGGACAACCGTTACGGATGTGGTCTTGCAATCGAATTGTTAAAAGAATTAAAAGATGAAACATTACCAAATACATTATATTCTGGTGCTACTGTACAAGAAGAAGTAGGTCTTCGCGGAGCGCAAACAGCTGCAAATATGATTCAACCAGACATTTTCTATGCGCTTGATGCAAGTCCAGCAAACGATGCATCTGGTGACAAAACGCAGTTCGGTCAATTAGGAAAAGGTGCTCTTCTTCGTATTTACGATCGCACGATGGTAACACATAGAGGAATGCGCGAATTCATTTTAGATACAGCAGAAACAAACAACATTCCGTACCAATACTTTATTTCACAAGGTGGTACAGATGCGGGCCGTGTACATACAAGTAACTCTGGTATCCCATCAGCAGTAATTGGTGTTTGTGCACGCTACATTCATACACATGCTTCAATTTTACATGTTGATGATTATGCAGCGGCGAAAGAATTAATTACGAAGCTTGTAAGAACAACAGATAAAACGACGTTAGAGACAATTAAGAATAACGCGTAG
- a CDS encoding N-acetylmuramoyl-L-alanine amidase gives MKYIKIMGMIAFIGIYMAGCSQEQPKKETTSSIQEKRKANKEDAPIEKQQEEKKEESQAIQTNEQVEHRQEEVSAEEKKEEETMPVQPTEQPVQNNEQKVESNEKQGKFLVVIDPGHQQKANLNLEPIGPGATTKKYKVTDGTTGVVTKKREAVLVLEMAFVLKEKLEAKGIQVLMTRTSQDVDISNKERATFANNHKANLFLRLHADGSENPNQSGFAVLTPAEGSPYTKEIYAESLQISQTIVNKMRENQQVKVNGIKFRDDLSGFNWAKVPGVLLELGFMSNHEEDKKLSDPQYVNSLLQSVTDSVDEYRRSKA, from the coding sequence ATGAAGTATATAAAAATAATGGGCATGATTGCATTCATTGGAATATATATGGCTGGTTGTTCACAAGAGCAGCCGAAAAAAGAAACTACATCTTCTATACAAGAGAAAAGAAAAGCTAACAAAGAAGACGCACCGATAGAAAAGCAACAAGAAGAAAAGAAAGAAGAATCGCAAGCAATTCAAACGAATGAACAAGTAGAACATAGGCAAGAGGAAGTATCAGCCGAGGAAAAGAAAGAAGAAGAAACTATGCCGGTGCAGCCAACTGAGCAACCAGTGCAAAATAATGAACAAAAAGTAGAGAGTAATGAAAAACAAGGAAAGTTTCTCGTCGTTATTGATCCAGGGCATCAACAAAAAGCGAATTTAAATTTAGAGCCGATTGGACCAGGGGCAACAACGAAAAAATATAAAGTGACAGATGGTACAACTGGTGTTGTGACGAAAAAAAGAGAGGCTGTACTTGTATTAGAAATGGCTTTCGTATTAAAAGAAAAGTTAGAAGCAAAGGGAATACAAGTATTAATGACGAGAACGTCACAAGACGTTGATATAAGTAATAAAGAACGAGCGACATTCGCAAATAATCATAAGGCAAATTTATTTTTACGTCTTCATGCAGATGGTTCTGAAAATCCGAATCAAAGTGGATTTGCTGTATTAACGCCGGCAGAAGGAAGTCCGTACACGAAAGAGATTTATGCGGAAAGTCTTCAAATCTCTCAAACGATTGTAAATAAAATGAGAGAGAATCAGCAAGTGAAAGTGAATGGAATTAAATTCAGGGATGATCTTTCTGGATTTAATTGGGCAAAAGTTCCTGGTGTACTATTAGAACTTGGGTTTATGTCAAACCATGAAGAGGATAAAAAATTATCTGACCCGCAGTATGTAAATTCTTTATTGCAAAGTGTAACGGATAGTGTTGATGAATATCGGAGGAGTAAAGCTTAA
- the ytpR gene encoding YtpR family tRNA-binding protein — translation MNEVNVFYNLEGIGDTLIVALQDITLENRTFDRKGDVARVYDRESNVTGGFNIFNASSYLEVTETGNLTLTKELVEKINEILAKNGFEETVEADLSPKFVVGYVAEKEKHPNADKLNICKVEIGTETLQIVCGAPNVDAGQKVVVAKIGAVMPSGMLIKPAELRGVPSSGMICSARELELPDAPQEKGILVLEDSFEVGQEFKF, via the coding sequence ATGAACGAAGTGAACGTTTTTTACAACCTTGAAGGAATTGGTGACACTTTAATTGTTGCCTTACAAGATATTACTTTAGAGAACCGTACTTTTGATCGCAAAGGAGATGTTGCTCGCGTTTATGATCGTGAAAGCAACGTAACGGGAGGATTCAACATCTTTAATGCATCTTCTTATTTAGAAGTAACGGAAACAGGTAACCTTACATTAACGAAAGAGCTTGTTGAGAAAATCAACGAAATTTTAGCGAAGAACGGCTTTGAAGAAACAGTAGAAGCAGATCTTTCTCCGAAATTTGTTGTAGGTTATGTAGCTGAAAAAGAAAAGCATCCAAATGCTGATAAGTTAAACATCTGTAAAGTAGAAATCGGTACAGAAACATTACAAATCGTATGTGGCGCACCAAACGTTGATGCAGGACAAAAAGTTGTCGTTGCAAAAATCGGTGCTGTAATGCCAAGCGGTATGTTAATCAAGCCAGCTGAGCTTCGCGGTGTTCCTTCTTCTGGAATGATCTGCTCTGCACGTGAATTAGAGCTTCCAGACGCTCCACAAGAAAAAGGTATTCTTGTATTAGAAGATAGCTTTGAAGTTGGACAAGAGTTTAAATTTTAA
- a CDS encoding DUF84 family protein, with the protein MKVVVGSKNKTKVGAVEKVWKDAEITSLSVPSGVANQPFSDEETMQGAINRAKRALEEGEAPIGIGLEGGVMKTEHGLFMCNWGALATSDGKVFVAGGARITLPDDFLAPLEDGKELSEVMEEFVHRKDIRSHEGAIGIFTDDYVDRTELFVHVVKLLVGQYKYDKKQA; encoded by the coding sequence ATGAAAGTAGTAGTAGGATCGAAGAATAAGACGAAGGTTGGGGCTGTGGAGAAGGTTTGGAAAGATGCTGAAATTACATCTCTTTCTGTTCCTTCAGGGGTAGCAAATCAGCCGTTTTCAGATGAAGAGACGATGCAAGGAGCGATTAATAGAGCGAAACGAGCGCTAGAGGAAGGAGAAGCTCCAATCGGTATTGGACTAGAGGGCGGTGTGATGAAAACAGAGCACGGTTTATTTATGTGTAACTGGGGCGCACTAGCAACAAGTGATGGGAAAGTATTCGTGGCTGGAGGGGCGCGTATTACGTTACCAGACGATTTTTTAGCACCTCTTGAAGATGGCAAGGAGTTAAGTGAAGTGATGGAAGAGTTTGTACATAGAAAAGACATTCGTAGTCACGAAGGTGCGATCGGTATTTTTACAGATGATTATGTCGACCGCACGGAATTATTTGTACACGTTGTTAAGTTACTTGTTGGGCAATATAAGTATGACAAAAAGCAAGCATAA
- a CDS encoding PepSY domain-containing protein: MSWKGLVAGLGVGFAAGYLVANKVQEQSHISSEKALKMVKQALSHKGEITGSWVHMVPETFEKYDVAYEVYRGGLTTMLDDIQERFEFLVDAKTGTVLEVIAA, translated from the coding sequence ATGAGCTGGAAAGGTTTAGTAGCAGGTCTTGGCGTTGGGTTCGCAGCTGGTTATCTCGTTGCAAACAAAGTACAAGAACAATCCCATATTTCTTCAGAAAAAGCATTGAAAATGGTGAAACAAGCATTAAGTCATAAAGGTGAAATTACTGGCTCTTGGGTACATATGGTTCCAGAGACATTTGAAAAATATGATGTCGCATATGAAGTTTATCGCGGCGGTCTTACAACAATGTTAGATGATATACAAGAACGATTTGAATTTTTAGTTGATGCTAAAACAGGTACTGTTTTAGAGGTTATAGCAGCATAA
- a CDS encoding DUF1444 domain-containing protein — translation MKMTSKKMKDELMKKLSRSEWDFQYDSEKEVLRIEQKDSKKGINVSLPGVVAKWEVNKEKAIEEVAYYVQEALIAMHKEENSGAKILPVIRSTSFPKQAEEGNPFIMTDHTAETRIYYALDSNKTYRLIDERLLQKLELTEQQVREMALFNARSLGYEFKQDTVAGNTFYFLNTNDGYDATRILNESLLQSMREKISGDMVVAVPHQDVLIIADIVNEIGYDIIAQMTMKFFAEGHVPITSLSFVYEEGEFEPIFILAKNRKKTDGKEKG, via the coding sequence ATGAAGATGACAAGTAAAAAGATGAAAGACGAGTTAATGAAGAAATTATCTCGCTCAGAATGGGACTTTCAGTATGATAGCGAGAAAGAAGTTCTACGTATAGAACAGAAAGACTCGAAAAAAGGTATTAACGTATCGCTTCCAGGAGTTGTGGCGAAATGGGAAGTGAACAAAGAAAAGGCAATTGAAGAGGTTGCTTATTACGTACAAGAAGCGCTAATTGCGATGCATAAAGAAGAAAATAGCGGAGCGAAAATTTTACCTGTTATTCGCTCTACTTCTTTCCCGAAACAAGCAGAAGAAGGAAATCCGTTTATTATGACGGATCATACGGCGGAAACACGTATTTACTACGCGTTAGATTCTAATAAAACGTATCGACTAATTGATGAGCGTTTATTACAAAAGTTAGAGCTTACAGAACAACAAGTACGTGAAATGGCATTATTCAATGCTCGCTCATTAGGTTATGAATTTAAGCAGGATACAGTAGCAGGTAATACATTCTACTTTTTAAACACAAACGATGGGTATGATGCGACGCGTATTTTAAACGAATCGTTACTACAATCGATGCGTGAAAAGATTTCTGGTGACATGGTTGTTGCTGTTCCTCACCAAGATGTATTAATTATTGCTGATATCGTTAACGAAATCGGTTATGATATTATTGCACAAATGACAATGAAATTTTTTGCCGAAGGGCATGTTCCGATTACATCACTTTCATTCGTATATGAAGAAGGAGAATTTGAACCAATCTTTATTTTAGCGAAAAATCGGAAGAAGACAGATGGAAAAGAGAAAGGATGA
- a CDS encoding thioredoxin family protein — protein MKSLESMEQFQQLKNEENVVFMFSAEWCPDCRFVDPFMPEVEEKYSDFSFYYVDRDEFIDLCVKLDVFGIPSFVAYNKGEETGRYVNKDRKTQEQIEEFIEGLK, from the coding sequence ATGAAGTCATTAGAAAGCATGGAGCAATTCCAACAATTAAAAAATGAAGAGAATGTAGTCTTTATGTTCTCAGCAGAATGGTGCCCAGACTGCCGTTTTGTAGACCCATTTATGCCAGAAGTAGAAGAGAAATATAGTGATTTCTCATTTTACTATGTAGATCGTGATGAGTTTATTGATCTATGTGTAAAATTAGACGTATTTGGCATTCCGAGCTTTGTAGCGTACAATAAGGGTGAAGAAACTGGTCGCTATGTAAACAAAGATCGTAAAACACAAGAACAAATCGAAGAGTTCATTGAAGGTTTAAAATAA
- a CDS encoding YtnP family quorum-quenching lactonase encodes MEQLQIGDIKVTWLKGGNTHLDGGAMFGVVPKVLWSRKYKHNDTNHIYLRTDPLLLQTKDGNMLIDSGIGNGKLDEKMKRNQGVTEESSVYESLEKQGLKPEDIQYVLMTHLHFDHASGLTKWEDDHLVPAFPNAKVYVSETEWNEMRNPNIRSRNTYWKENWEPIVDQVVTFQQEIEITDEIKMAHTGGHSDGHAVIALESQGETMLHLADLLPTHAHQNVLWVMAYDDYPMTSIENKQKWMKYGADKEAWFTFYHDAYYRAVKWNEEGHIVEKIERKTSIEA; translated from the coding sequence ATGGAACAGTTACAAATTGGAGATATAAAAGTAACGTGGTTAAAAGGCGGAAATACACATTTAGATGGAGGGGCAATGTTTGGTGTTGTGCCGAAAGTACTTTGGTCACGTAAATATAAACATAATGACACAAATCATATTTACTTACGAACAGATCCGTTACTTTTACAAACGAAAGATGGAAATATGCTCATTGATTCAGGAATAGGAAACGGTAAGTTGGATGAGAAGATGAAACGAAATCAAGGTGTAACAGAAGAATCATCGGTTTATGAATCGTTAGAAAAACAGGGATTAAAGCCTGAAGATATTCAATATGTTTTAATGACACATCTTCATTTTGATCATGCATCTGGTCTAACAAAATGGGAAGATGATCACCTTGTGCCGGCATTTCCAAATGCGAAAGTTTACGTAAGTGAAACAGAATGGAATGAAATGAGGAATCCAAACATTAGATCACGTAATACATATTGGAAGGAAAATTGGGAGCCAATTGTAGATCAAGTTGTTACGTTCCAGCAAGAAATAGAAATTACAGATGAAATCAAGATGGCGCATACGGGTGGTCATAGTGATGGACATGCAGTTATCGCTTTGGAGAGTCAAGGGGAAACGATGCTACATTTAGCGGATCTCTTGCCGACGCACGCGCATCAAAATGTATTATGGGTAATGGCATACGATGATTATCCGATGACCTCGATTGAAAATAAACAAAAATGGATGAAGTATGGTGCTGACAAAGAGGCGTGGTTTACGTTTTATCATGATGCATATTATCGTGCTGTGAAGTGGAATGAGGAAGGGCATATCGTAGAAAAAATAGAACGGAAAACGAGTATAGAAGCATAA
- a CDS encoding YtzH-like family protein: protein MPINQQHQLEVLKDILVNHQSDCCGTVSECEQLERLIQSLLANDNISSDAKTMLNDVYSYSQSGKSSSNLDNHISNNQEQLTQWIAGMDNFS, encoded by the coding sequence ATGCCAATTAATCAACAACATCAATTAGAAGTGCTGAAAGATATTTTAGTCAACCACCAAAGTGATTGCTGCGGGACAGTTTCAGAATGCGAGCAATTAGAGCGCCTCATTCAATCGTTACTCGCAAACGATAATATAAGTAGTGACGCTAAAACAATGCTAAACGATGTATATTCTTATAGTCAATCGGGTAAATCTTCCTCTAATTTGGACAACCATATTTCCAATAATCAAGAACAACTTACTCAGTGGATTGCTGGAATGGACAATTTTTCTTAA
- the trmB gene encoding tRNA (guanosine(46)-N7)-methyltransferase TrmB, whose amino-acid sequence MRLRHKPYAMDRINEYSHIVIGNPEERAGNWKEVFGNEQPIHIEVGTGRGRFMYDMAKANPHINYIGIEKFTSVVVDALDKLIEEEVPNLKLINKDAEDLTVFFAKGEIDRVYLNFSDPWPKKRHTKRRLTYKTFLRNYEEVLVEGGEIHFKTDNQGLFEYSLMSMAEYGMLLTYLSLDLHNSDFEGNIMTEYEEKFSSKGHRIYRVEAKYRTEPMQ is encoded by the coding sequence ATGCGTTTAAGACATAAACCATATGCAATGGATCGAATTAACGAGTATTCACATATCGTAATCGGAAACCCAGAGGAGCGCGCTGGTAACTGGAAAGAAGTATTTGGAAATGAACAACCAATTCATATTGAAGTAGGTACAGGTCGTGGCCGCTTTATGTATGATATGGCAAAAGCGAATCCACATATTAATTATATCGGAATTGAAAAATTCACAAGTGTTGTTGTAGATGCACTTGATAAATTAATTGAAGAAGAAGTGCCGAACTTAAAGTTAATTAATAAAGATGCTGAAGATTTAACAGTTTTCTTTGCAAAAGGTGAGATTGATCGCGTTTATTTAAACTTCTCAGATCCATGGCCAAAGAAGCGTCATACGAAGCGTCGTTTAACGTATAAAACGTTTTTACGCAATTATGAAGAAGTGTTAGTAGAAGGCGGAGAAATTCATTTCAAAACAGATAATCAAGGTTTATTTGAATATTCTCTTATGAGTATGGCTGAGTATGGTATGTTACTAACGTACTTAAGCTTAGATCTTCATAACAGCGACTTTGAAGGTAACATCATGACTGAATACGAAGAGAAATTCTCTAGTAAAGGTCATCGTATTTACCGAGTTGAAGCAAAATATCGTACAGAGCCTATGCAGTAA